Proteins from one Oscillatoria nigro-viridis PCC 7112 genomic window:
- a CDS encoding PAS domain S-box protein: MIFQKENIHILIIDDQPQNLRFISNILTKEGYKVQRAISGEMAVNANLTVLPDLILLDIAMPKMNGYEVCTRLKANEKMREIPVIFLSVFDETFHKVKAFEVGGVDYITKPFQVEEVLVRIESQLTIQQLSKQLKQQNAQLQQEVEVRKQTEQSLRESKARLQKLAVNIPGVLYQFIKKPDGSFQFEYISYACREIYELECEQILKNPSLCFDQNHPDDREYLDEKIAASARSLEPFAFEWRIVTPSGKLKWLQSNSRPEMRDNGDIVWYGVLFDISDRKHTEIEMAGAKAALERQVQRQLLIAKITQEIRSSLQPEKIFQIAATQIGLAFRVNRCLIHTYVTTPQVDIPLAAEYLEPECQSIWNVPIPIWGNPHVVQMMIQDTAIASNNVYSDPLLQAVQPICQKVGLKSMLAIRTSYQGRANGAICLHQCDRYREWTSDEIDLLEAVAAQVGLAIAQAKLIDREKNRLVQLDRQNKLLQAEIRTRICAEEALQESEAELRAIFAAMTDTVLVRNAAGRCIKIAPTASTNLVKPPSEMINKTAHEVLPKPVADLVLNAIQQVLKTKQSVNIEYSFEVREREVCLDAKVSPLTPDSVIIVARDISARKQTESALRESQHFIQAIADSNPNLLYVYDVIEQRNVYTNRQISTMLGYTAQEIQDMGTAMMPLLMHSDDLPNFFESIQKVNEAKDGEVIECQYRMKHKNGEWRWMHSWDTVFLRTSDGKPKQILGTANDITDRKLAQEKLLASQQRISFLLQQTPIAIIELNLNLEIITWNPAAVAIFGYSEQEAIGRVASDLIVPESYHPQLSEIFNHDLNAKSSGTTENLTKDGRIIICEWYNTQLIDDNGTAIGIALMAVDITERKQAETELQESALRQRAIARIIERMRQTLDIREIFHATTRELRQTMKCDRVAIYRFNPDWSGEFVAESLDRKWVSFIQAQDVNSNLTEGALDSELCLVQKLDSISPEVHDTYLQQTQGGAYSRGKTYLCVPDIYKQGFDNCYIQLLEKFQAKSYIIVPIFSGKKLWGLLASYQNSAPRQWSEAEINVAVDVGTQLGVALQQAELFARTQRQSMELIKSKENAEVANRAKSQFLASMSHELRTPLNAILGFSQVMARNSSITEEQKEYIEIINRSGEHLLELINDVLSMSKIEAGQITINPSRFNLYNLLNSLKEMLQLKANSKGLHLIFENADDLPQYIQTDEAKLRQVLINLVGNAIKFTQQGTVTLRVSSQAEKDATEENKSQLYFEISDTGPGISPLELATLFKPFIQTETGRKSMQGTGLGLPISQQFVRIMGGEIAVKSQLGQGTIFSFNIWVDLVTESDEQEKSPIKQVIGLEAGQDTYRILIVEDVAENRQLLLKLLVPLRFEVREATNGQEAIALHSTWKPHLILMDMLMPVMDGYEATRQIKKTLEGRETIIIALTASAFDEQRQIILSAGCNDLICKPFREEVLFEKIAHHLNLRYIYEKENLSTSFSTPTLLKSLTTEDLSVMPTDWVVELHRAALCVDDNRILELIEEIPETEANLAKALTDLVDNFRIDIIIDLTQLYYDERPSITSDS; this comes from the coding sequence ATGATATTTCAAAAAGAAAATATTCACATTTTAATTATTGACGATCAGCCCCAAAACCTGCGGTTTATATCAAACATATTGACGAAAGAAGGGTATAAAGTTCAGCGGGCGATTTCGGGAGAAATGGCGGTCAATGCTAATTTAACCGTTCTTCCAGACTTAATTTTGCTAGATATTGCCATGCCCAAAATGAACGGATACGAAGTCTGTACCCGACTGAAAGCTAATGAGAAAATGAGGGAAATTCCGGTTATTTTCTTGAGCGTTTTTGATGAAACTTTTCACAAAGTCAAAGCTTTTGAAGTAGGGGGTGTTGACTACATTACTAAGCCTTTTCAAGTGGAAGAAGTTTTAGTGCGGATCGAAAGTCAATTGACTATACAACAGCTATCAAAACAATTAAAACAGCAGAATGCCCAACTGCAACAAGAGGTGGAAGTTCGCAAGCAGACAGAACAATCACTCAGGGAAAGCAAAGCGCGGTTGCAAAAATTGGCGGTCAATATACCGGGAGTTCTTTATCAATTTATCAAGAAGCCCGATGGAAGTTTCCAATTTGAATACATTAGTTATGCTTGTCGGGAGATTTACGAATTAGAGTGTGAACAAATATTAAAAAATCCCTCCTTGTGCTTCGATCAAAATCATCCAGACGATCGAGAATATCTGGATGAAAAAATTGCGGCGAGCGCTCGAAGTTTAGAACCTTTTGCCTTTGAATGGCGGATTGTTACGCCGTCGGGTAAACTCAAATGGCTGCAATCAAATTCTCGACCAGAAATGCGCGATAATGGCGATATTGTTTGGTATGGCGTACTTTTTGATATCAGCGATCGCAAGCACACAGAAATAGAAATGGCTGGAGCTAAGGCTGCTTTAGAACGGCAAGTTCAGCGACAATTGCTGATTGCAAAAATAACTCAAGAAATTCGATCGAGCTTGCAGCCAGAAAAAATATTTCAAATAGCTGCAACTCAAATCGGTTTGGCATTCCGCGTCAATCGCTGTTTAATTCATACTTACGTTACTACTCCTCAAGTCGATATTCCTCTGGCGGCCGAGTATCTCGAACCCGAGTGCCAATCTATTTGGAACGTACCCATTCCAATTTGGGGCAATCCTCACGTCGTACAAATGATGATACAAGATACGGCGATCGCCTCCAACAATGTTTATTCAGATCCTCTGTTGCAAGCTGTTCAACCGATTTGCCAGAAGGTTGGGTTAAAATCGATGCTGGCAATTCGCACTTCCTACCAAGGCAGGGCAAACGGCGCTATCTGTTTGCACCAATGCGATCGTTACCGGGAATGGACTTCCGATGAAATCGACTTATTAGAAGCTGTGGCGGCTCAAGTAGGGCTCGCTATCGCTCAAGCTAAACTGATCGATCGAGAAAAAAACCGGCTTGTGCAGCTCGATCGGCAAAATAAATTGCTACAAGCAGAAATTCGCACCCGCATCTGCGCTGAGGAAGCTCTGCAAGAATCTGAAGCAGAATTACGGGCTATTTTTGCCGCCATGACTGACACAGTTTTAGTGAGAAATGCAGCAGGGCGCTGCATCAAAATCGCCCCCACAGCATCAACGAATTTGGTGAAACCTCCCAGCGAAATGATTAACAAAACCGCCCATGAAGTCTTGCCGAAACCTGTGGCAGATTTAGTATTAAATGCCATCCAACAAGTTCTCAAAACGAAGCAAAGCGTCAATATTGAATATAGCTTTGAAGTCCGAGAGCGCGAAGTTTGCCTCGACGCTAAAGTTTCTCCGCTGACTCCAGATTCAGTGATTATCGTGGCGCGAGATATTAGCGCTCGCAAACAAACAGAATCCGCACTCAGAGAGAGCCAGCACTTCATTCAAGCGATCGCCGATTCCAATCCCAACCTATTGTACGTTTACGATGTAATTGAACAGCGGAATGTTTATACCAACCGACAAATTTCGACGATGCTCGGATACACCGCCCAAGAAATACAAGATATGGGTACAGCAATGATGCCACTTCTGATGCACTCCGACGATTTGCCAAACTTTTTTGAAAGCATCCAAAAAGTAAATGAAGCCAAAGACGGTGAGGTCATTGAATGTCAATACCGAATGAAACACAAAAACGGTGAATGGCGGTGGATGCACAGTTGGGATACAGTATTTCTCAGAACAAGCGATGGTAAACCCAAACAAATTCTCGGCACTGCTAATGACATTACAGACCGCAAATTAGCCCAAGAAAAACTGCTAGCATCGCAGCAAAGAATCTCATTTTTATTGCAGCAAACGCCGATCGCAATTATCGAATTAAACCTCAATTTAGAAATTATCACTTGGAATCCCGCAGCCGTTGCTATTTTTGGCTACAGTGAGCAAGAAGCGATTGGTCGAGTCGCCTCCGATTTGATCGTACCTGAAAGCTACCACCCGCAATTATCTGAGATTTTCAATCATGACTTGAATGCCAAATCCAGCGGCACTACCGAAAATCTGACTAAAGACGGCAGAATTATCATCTGCGAGTGGTACAATACTCAGCTAATTGACGATAACGGTACAGCGATCGGCATTGCTTTAATGGCTGTAGATATTACCGAACGCAAGCAAGCAGAAACCGAACTGCAAGAAAGTGCTTTACGACAAAGAGCGATCGCCCGCATCATTGAAAGAATGCGGCAGACTTTAGATATCCGAGAAATTTTTCACGCCACAACCCGAGAATTGCGCCAAACCATGAAGTGCGATCGAGTCGCTATTTACCGTTTCAATCCAGACTGGAGTGGCGAATTTGTAGCCGAATCCCTTGACCGCAAGTGGGTTTCTTTCATCCAAGCACAGGATGTAAATTCTAACCTGACTGAAGGCGCTTTAGACAGCGAACTTTGCCTCGTCCAAAAATTAGATAGTATCTCACCAGAAGTCCACGATACCTATTTGCAACAAACCCAAGGCGGAGCCTACAGCCGAGGTAAAACTTACCTTTGTGTCCCAGATATTTACAAGCAAGGTTTCGATAATTGTTACATCCAATTGCTAGAAAAATTTCAAGCTAAATCCTACATTATTGTACCAATCTTTTCCGGCAAGAAGCTCTGGGGATTACTAGCATCCTATCAAAATTCTGCTCCCCGCCAGTGGAGTGAAGCAGAAATCAACGTTGCAGTTGATGTAGGTACTCAGCTAGGAGTAGCATTACAGCAAGCGGAATTGTTCGCCCGCACTCAAAGGCAGTCCATGGAACTGATTAAATCCAAAGAAAACGCCGAAGTTGCCAACCGCGCCAAAAGCCAATTTCTAGCTTCCATGAGCCACGAACTCCGCACACCTCTCAACGCCATTCTCGGTTTTTCCCAAGTCATGGCCCGCAACAGTTCTATCACGGAAGAACAAAAAGAATACATAGAAATTATTAACCGCAGTGGCGAACATTTGCTAGAACTCATCAATGATGTTTTGTCAATGTCCAAAATAGAAGCAGGTCAAATTACCATCAATCCAAGCCGCTTCAATCTCTACAACCTTCTCAACAGTCTCAAAGAAATGCTGCAACTAAAAGCCAACTCAAAAGGTTTGCACCTAATCTTTGAAAATGCCGATGATTTGCCGCAGTACATTCAAACAGACGAAGCTAAATTGCGGCAAGTTTTAATTAACCTGGTCGGCAATGCGATTAAATTTACTCAGCAGGGAACCGTTACTTTGCGCGTCAGCAGCCAAGCGGAAAAAGACGCCACAGAAGAAAATAAATCCCAATTATATTTTGAAATTTCCGACACGGGGCCAGGCATTTCTCCCTTGGAACTTGCCACATTATTTAAGCCCTTTATACAAACCGAAACTGGTCGAAAATCCATGCAGGGAACTGGTCTGGGGTTGCCGATCAGCCAACAGTTTGTCCGGATTATGGGGGGTGAGATTGCTGTTAAAAGTCAACTCGGTCAAGGAACAATTTTCAGCTTTAATATCTGGGTTGACTTAGTAACAGAAAGTGATGAACAAGAAAAATCACCGATTAAACAAGTTATTGGTTTAGAAGCCGGACAAGACACTTATCGGATATTAATAGTTGAAGATGTAGCGGAAAATCGCCAACTGCTGCTTAAGCTGTTGGTACCCCTGAGATTTGAAGTCCGGGAAGCAACTAACGGTCAAGAAGCAATTGCTTTGCATTCAACTTGGAAACCGCACTTGATATTAATGGATATGCTGATGCCCGTGATGGATGGGTATGAAGCGACAAGACAAATTAAGAAAACTCTAGAAGGTAGAGAAACAATAATTATTGCCCTGACTGCCAGTGCTTTTGACGAGCAGCGACAAATAATTTTGTCTGCTGGTTGTAACGATTTGATCTGTAAACCGTTTCGGGAAGAGGTACTCTTTGAAAAGATAGCGCATCACCTCAACCTGCGTTATATTTATGAGAAAGAAAACTTATCTACTTCTTTTTCAACACCGACGCTGCTTAAAAGTTTGACCACCGAGGATTTGAGTGTAATGCCCACAGACTGGGTGGTCGAGTTGCACCGAGCAGCACTTTGTGTTGACGACAACCGCATCCTCGAACTGATCGAGGAAATTCCCGAAACTGAGGCAAATCTCGCTAAGGCTTTAACAGATTTAGTCGATAATTTTCGGATAGATATCATTATCGATTTAACTCAATTATATTATGATGAACGACCATCCATTACCAGCGATTCCTAA
- a CDS encoding histone deacetylase family protein — MKLPIIYHEDYVAPLPPNHRFPMAKFRMLYQMLLADGVADKSQFHAPELPPQEWIELVHDHCYVQAYCNGTLDNKAQRRIGLPWSRALANRTCTAVAGTVLTAKLALDCGLACNTAGGTHHAFPAFGSGFCIFNDLAIASRVLQKSGLVRKVLIVDLDVHQGDGTAVIFQDDSSVFTFSMHCEVNFPGTKQKGDLDVPLPVGMEDDEYLQTLDKFLPDLLSSVKPDLVLYDAGVDPHQGDKLGKLALTDTGLFRREMQVLMACLAGGYPVACVIGGGYSDDAKGLVYRHSLLHRAASQAYRQYRL, encoded by the coding sequence ATGAAGTTACCAATTATTTACCACGAAGATTACGTTGCACCTCTGCCACCGAATCACCGCTTCCCGATGGCCAAGTTTCGGATGCTTTACCAGATGCTGCTCGCGGACGGGGTAGCAGATAAATCGCAATTTCACGCTCCCGAACTTCCGCCTCAAGAATGGATTGAATTAGTCCACGACCACTGCTACGTTCAAGCTTACTGCAACGGGACGCTCGATAACAAAGCTCAGCGCCGAATAGGTCTGCCTTGGAGCCGGGCCCTTGCCAATCGCACTTGCACTGCGGTGGCAGGAACTGTACTAACTGCCAAGCTCGCTTTAGATTGCGGTTTGGCTTGCAATACTGCGGGCGGAACTCATCACGCCTTCCCTGCTTTTGGGTCGGGTTTTTGTATTTTTAATGATTTGGCGATCGCCTCTCGCGTATTGCAAAAAAGTGGTTTAGTTCGCAAAGTTTTAATTGTCGATTTAGATGTCCACCAAGGAGACGGAACCGCCGTAATTTTCCAAGATGACAGCAGCGTTTTTACTTTCTCGATGCACTGCGAAGTCAATTTTCCCGGCACTAAACAAAAGGGCGATTTAGATGTACCTTTGCCTGTCGGTATGGAGGACGACGAATATTTACAAACATTGGATAAATTTTTACCAGATTTGCTGTCAAGTGTCAAGCCAGATTTAGTTTTGTACGATGCTGGAGTAGACCCTCATCAGGGCGACAAACTGGGAAAATTAGCTTTAACTGATACGGGCTTATTTCGCCGGGAAATGCAAGTTTTGATGGCGTGTTTGGCGGGCGGCTATCCCGTTGCCTGCGTGATTGGCGGGGGCTATTCCGATGACGCTAAGGGGTTAGTTTACCGACATTCGCTGCTGCACCGAGCAGCCAGTCAAGCCTACAGGCAGTATCGACTTTGA
- a CDS encoding glycosyltransferase family 2 protein, with amino-acid sequence MSKASESNHPYPLLVVIVNYRTSSLTIDCLRSLVSEVQSLPGMRVVVGDNASGDRSVAEISSAIAKEGWSEWASFVPLDRNGGFAFGNNALIRPVLQSTNPPPYFLLLNPDTIVRPGALKALVDFMDSHPEAGIAGSRLEDPDGTPQESAFRFHNILTELDFGWRTGFISKLLANWAAAPPISQETCQTDWVAGASMIVRREVFEKIGLMDEAYFMYCEEMDFCLQANKAGWSCWYVPESRVVHLVGQSSGVTDTKKPAKRLPTYWFDSRRRYFIKNYGLVYTALTDVSWASGFAVWRVRRVLQGKPDGDPPKLLRDFVLNSVFFKGGKIEKSKNF; translated from the coding sequence ATGTCGAAGGCCAGCGAGTCCAATCACCCCTATCCACTGCTGGTTGTCATTGTTAACTACCGAACCTCTAGTTTGACAATTGACTGCTTGCGCTCTCTAGTTAGCGAAGTTCAATCGCTGCCCGGTATGCGAGTTGTAGTTGGCGACAATGCTTCAGGCGATCGCTCCGTCGCAGAAATTAGTAGTGCGATCGCAAAAGAAGGTTGGAGCGAATGGGCATCCTTCGTTCCCCTAGACCGCAACGGCGGATTTGCCTTCGGAAACAACGCCCTCATCCGTCCCGTCCTCCAATCCACCAATCCTCCCCCTTACTTCCTGCTTCTCAACCCAGACACCATAGTTCGCCCCGGTGCCTTAAAAGCCCTCGTCGATTTCATGGACTCCCACCCCGAAGCAGGCATCGCCGGCAGCCGCTTGGAAGACCCCGACGGCACGCCCCAGGAGTCAGCTTTTCGGTTTCACAACATCTTGACCGAACTCGATTTTGGTTGGCGCACAGGCTTCATATCCAAGTTATTAGCCAACTGGGCTGCCGCGCCTCCCATTTCCCAAGAAACCTGTCAAACTGATTGGGTCGCTGGAGCCAGCATGATCGTCCGTCGCGAAGTATTTGAAAAGATTGGCTTGATGGATGAAGCTTATTTCATGTACTGCGAAGAAATGGACTTTTGTCTGCAAGCGAACAAAGCTGGCTGGAGTTGCTGGTACGTACCGGAGAGTCGCGTTGTCCACCTAGTCGGTCAAAGCTCAGGCGTCACTGACACCAAAAAGCCGGCCAAGCGGCTGCCGACCTATTGGTTTGATTCCCGGCGTCGGTACTTTATCAAAAACTACGGCTTGGTTTACACAGCATTAACAGATGTATCCTGGGCTTCTGGTTTTGCAGTCTGGAGGGTGCGCCGCGTACTTCAAGGCAAACCAGATGGCGATCCACCAAAATTACTCAGGGATTTTGTATTGAATAGTGTATTTTTTAAGGGAGGTAAGATTGAAAAATCAAAAAACTTTTAA
- a CDS encoding serine O-acetyltransferase, with translation MVTEQNLITSENQVESPELGLWQQIKEDWIAHGRDWTKPGFRAVAVQRFGVWRMKVEPKLLRAPLSILYRSLYRKVRNSYGIDLPYTVKLGRRVVIEHQNAIIIHGYCKIGDDCIIRQGVTLGNRYLDKPLESPQLGDRVNVGAGAKILGKVNLGDDVNIGANAVVLSDIPAGQTAVGIPAKILQSTKNQENA, from the coding sequence ATGGTAACTGAGCAAAACTTAATCACCAGTGAAAATCAAGTAGAAAGCCCAGAATTAGGACTTTGGCAACAAATAAAAGAAGACTGGATTGCTCATGGTCGGGATTGGACAAAACCGGGATTTCGTGCCGTAGCAGTTCAACGCTTCGGTGTCTGGAGAATGAAAGTTGAACCCAAGCTACTGCGGGCTCCTTTGAGCATTCTTTATCGATCGCTCTACCGAAAAGTTCGCAATAGTTACGGGATAGACTTGCCTTACACTGTGAAGCTCGGTCGTCGCGTGGTGATTGAACATCAAAACGCTATTATTATTCACGGATACTGTAAAATCGGCGACGACTGCATTATCCGCCAAGGTGTAACGTTGGGAAACCGCTATTTGGACAAACCGCTAGAATCCCCTCAATTGGGCGATCGGGTTAACGTCGGCGCTGGTGCAAAAATCCTCGGAAAAGTAAACTTGGGAGACGACGTAAATATCGGTGCCAATGCTGTAGTTTTATCAGACATTCCAGCCGGTCAAACTGCTGTTGGTATTCCTGCCAAGATTCTTCAATCTACGAAAAACCAGGAAAATGCTTAG
- a CDS encoding acyltransferase: MLRSTLQKIIRHLAMRYGKFPGLYVQFCNPCSKEYTEFLRRHGNLYAIGENCSIWPNTVFGDPAYTRIGNNVHFSSCTLLGHDGSIAMLDRAYNVKLEAVGKIDIRDNVFIGFNAIVLRNVTIGPNAIVAAGAVVTKDVAEGDIVGGVPARPIGRVEDLVKKLQAETQSLPWADLINSREGSFDPEIEPQLVKLRVSHFYGNTSTPTAAQFQQSTYSS; the protein is encoded by the coding sequence ATGCTTAGATCGACATTGCAAAAAATTATCCGCCATCTTGCCATGCGTTACGGCAAGTTCCCGGGTCTTTACGTCCAATTCTGTAACCCTTGTTCCAAAGAATACACAGAATTTCTCCGCCGCCACGGCAACTTGTACGCGATCGGCGAAAATTGCAGCATCTGGCCAAATACCGTCTTTGGAGATCCCGCCTACACCCGCATCGGCAACAATGTTCACTTCTCATCTTGTACCCTGCTAGGCCACGACGGCTCGATCGCCATGCTTGACCGGGCTTACAACGTTAAACTAGAGGCCGTAGGCAAGATAGATATCCGCGACAACGTATTTATCGGCTTCAATGCGATCGTCCTTCGCAACGTCACTATCGGCCCAAATGCGATCGTCGCCGCCGGTGCCGTCGTCACCAAAGATGTCGCCGAGGGCGATATAGTGGGCGGCGTCCCCGCCAGACCGATAGGCCGCGTCGAAGACTTAGTGAAAAAATTGCAAGCCGAAACTCAAAGCCTGCCCTGGGCAGATTTGATTAACAGCCGCGAGGGCAGCTTCGACCCCGAAATTGAACCCCAGCTCGTAAAGTTACGAGTGTCGCACTTCTACGGCAACACATCCACTCCAACTGCGGCCCAATTCCAGCAATCTACCTACTCAAGTTAG
- a CDS encoding serine O-acetyltransferase, with product MVESITKPIVSATEADWSREKPSNWWEPSRQLLKSIRNYQKWQQQGGIFGYFLCRWNIIQYRFWSVVTATDIPLNCQIQGGLVLPHPNGIVIHPSASIGPNCMIFQQVTIVADVKIGGHVDIGAGAKIIRSVTIGDHALIGANAVVICDVPPGATAVGIPAKIIEKKTPKV from the coding sequence ATGGTTGAGTCAATCACTAAGCCAATCGTTTCTGCTACAGAAGCAGACTGGAGCCGCGAAAAACCCAGCAATTGGTGGGAGCCGAGTCGCCAACTGCTCAAATCTATCCGCAACTATCAAAAGTGGCAGCAGCAGGGTGGGATTTTCGGCTATTTTTTATGCCGTTGGAACATCATTCAGTATCGATTCTGGAGCGTTGTAACTGCAACAGACATCCCTTTAAACTGCCAAATACAAGGAGGACTGGTACTGCCTCATCCTAATGGCATTGTCATTCACCCAAGTGCTTCCATTGGCCCTAACTGTATGATTTTTCAACAGGTGACAATTGTTGCTGATGTCAAAATCGGCGGTCACGTCGATATTGGTGCAGGAGCGAAAATTATTCGCTCCGTAACGATCGGCGATCATGCTTTGATTGGTGCTAATGCTGTGGTGATTTGTGACGTGCCACCAGGTGCAACCGCAGTGGGAATTCCCGCAAAAATCATCGAAAAAAAGACCCCGAAAGTCTGA
- a CDS encoding glycosyltransferase family 2 protein, translating into MKQIGLVAIGRNEGQRLRQCLVSATDKVARVVYVDSGSTDGSLELARSIGADTLELDLSIPFTAARARNEGFARLLQLAPDIEFVQFVDGDCEVVDGWIDRAESELAAQPDVAAVCGRRRERYPEASIYNQLCDIEWDTPIGETKACGGDSMMRATAFEQVEGFNPALIAGEEPELCLRLRQKGWKILRLDAEMTLHDAQMTSFAQWWKRAQRAGHAYAEGSWMHGSEPERHWVKETRSTWFWGLVLPALALAMTWPTKGWSLLLLSGYPLATYRTYNYYIKYRDLTTKDAAIYALSCVLAKFPQLQGQIQFHQRRLLGQQSKLIEYKTTNSINSAS; encoded by the coding sequence TTGAAACAAATTGGATTAGTGGCGATCGGACGAAATGAAGGGCAGCGCCTCCGCCAATGCCTAGTCTCGGCCACAGACAAAGTTGCCCGCGTCGTCTATGTCGATTCCGGCTCAACAGACGGTAGCCTAGAGTTAGCCCGATCGATCGGAGCCGATACACTAGAACTAGACTTATCTATACCGTTTACCGCAGCACGCGCCAGAAACGAAGGCTTTGCCCGCTTGCTGCAACTAGCGCCAGACATCGAATTTGTCCAATTTGTGGACGGTGACTGCGAAGTAGTTGATGGATGGATCGATCGAGCTGAGAGCGAACTCGCAGCCCAACCAGACGTAGCAGCAGTATGCGGGCGCAGGCGCGAACGATACCCCGAAGCAAGCATCTACAACCAATTGTGCGACATTGAGTGGGATACCCCCATCGGCGAAACCAAAGCCTGCGGTGGCGACTCCATGATGCGCGCCACCGCATTTGAGCAAGTCGAAGGTTTCAATCCCGCATTAATAGCCGGCGAAGAGCCCGAACTGTGCTTGCGGCTTCGCCAAAAAGGTTGGAAAATTCTTCGCTTAGACGCAGAAATGACCCTGCACGACGCGCAAATGACCAGTTTCGCTCAGTGGTGGAAGCGGGCTCAAAGAGCGGGTCATGCCTATGCCGAAGGCTCCTGGATGCACGGAAGCGAACCAGAGCGCCATTGGGTCAAAGAAACGCGCAGCACCTGGTTTTGGGGCTTAGTCTTGCCAGCCCTAGCTTTGGCCATGACATGGCCGACAAAAGGCTGGAGCCTGTTACTATTGAGTGGCTACCCCTTAGCAACCTATCGCACCTATAACTATTATATAAAGTATCGGGATCTCACAACTAAAGACGCAGCCATCTACGCTTTGTCATGTGTATTAGCCAAATTTCCGCAGTTACAAGGTCAAATCCAGTTTCACCAGCGCCGATTGCTGGGGCAGCAGAGCAAGCTAATCGAATACAAAACAACCAACTCTATTAATTCAGCCAGCTAG
- a CDS encoding glycosyltransferase family 4 protein, with the protein MSNKKLKVLLIVEQCNPEWASVPLVGYNFFQKINNLVDATLVTHIRNKPALEKHPEYEKVFYLEESNLNKQYYKIVEKITANGRINWPLYNALSYPIYEEFNRQVYQKFKAKILNGDYDIVHGITPMMPRYPFKVVSVCQQTPFILGPVNGGIPFPPGFQETARQEFAQFNFLRAVGRALIPGYVETYKKADKILAGSTYTLNMLKDLFAIPEQRIDLFYENGISEEFLNQTNIPNKDFSHINLLFVGRLVPYKCADIVIESIGKLDYAIQSKIRLTIVGDGSERNNLENRVKELNLGEIVSFAGWVNQQETLDYYRKADIFCFPSIREFGGAVVMEAMACGLPCIVANNGGIGEYVNEETGFKIEPTSREYLTQELTNKIKMLVEDDRLRESMSAKAIEKAREFEWENKARKIVEIYEKLLGEKGTRASA; encoded by the coding sequence ATGAGTAATAAAAAATTAAAAGTTTTACTAATTGTAGAACAGTGCAATCCTGAATGGGCATCAGTACCTTTGGTGGGATACAATTTTTTTCAAAAAATAAACAATTTAGTTGATGCCACACTCGTTACCCATATTAGAAATAAACCCGCCCTTGAAAAACACCCAGAATACGAAAAAGTTTTCTATCTTGAAGAATCAAATTTAAATAAACAATATTATAAAATAGTCGAAAAGATTACGGCAAACGGGCGAATAAATTGGCCTCTTTATAATGCCTTGAGCTACCCCATATATGAAGAATTTAATCGGCAAGTATATCAAAAATTTAAAGCAAAAATCCTAAACGGAGACTATGACATAGTTCATGGAATTACCCCGATGATGCCGCGGTATCCGTTTAAGGTAGTCAGTGTCTGCCAGCAGACTCCTTTTATTCTCGGGCCGGTGAATGGGGGAATTCCCTTTCCACCAGGTTTTCAAGAAACGGCCAGACAAGAATTTGCTCAATTCAACTTTTTGAGAGCAGTTGGTAGAGCATTAATTCCAGGTTATGTAGAAACTTACAAAAAAGCAGACAAAATTTTAGCAGGTTCAACCTATACTTTAAATATGCTCAAGGATTTGTTTGCAATCCCCGAGCAAAGAATTGATTTGTTCTACGAAAATGGCATTTCAGAGGAATTTTTAAATCAGACAAATATCCCTAATAAAGATTTCAGCCATATCAATCTGCTTTTTGTGGGTCGATTAGTTCCCTACAAATGCGCTGATATTGTCATTGAGTCTATTGGGAAATTAGACTATGCAATTCAAAGTAAAATCCGCTTAACCATAGTAGGAGACGGCTCAGAAAGAAACAACTTGGAAAACCGAGTGAAGGAGCTTAATTTAGGCGAAATAGTCAGCTTTGCCGGGTGGGTAAATCAACAAGAAACTCTGGATTATTACAGGAAAGCCGATATTTTTTGTTTCCCTTCGATCCGAGAGTTTGGCGGCGCAGTGGTAATGGAAGCTATGGCTTGCGGCCTCCCCTGCATCGTTGCCAATAATGGCGGTATTGGTGAATACGTAAATGAAGAAACTGGTTTTAAGATAGAGCCGACTTCTAGAGAGTATCTCACCCAGGAGTTGACAAATAAAATAAAGATGTTAGTCGAAGATGATCGGCTGCGGGAAAGTATGTCAGCTAAGGCGATTGAAAAAGCCAGAGAATTTGAATGGGAGAACAAGGCCAGAAAAATCGTCGAGATTTATGAAAAACTGCTCGGTGAGAAAGGTACTCGTGCATCGGCATAG